In one Plasmodium falciparum 3D7 genome assembly, chromosome: 14 genomic region, the following are encoded:
- a CDS encoding inner membrane complex protein 1l, giving the protein MSIPFHSSCFSKAPKYALKQVHENIGIPVFHKTPKIVEIPEIREITKFVESVKVVDVPIEQVRIVPKLKVREVEKIRHVPGPIEYIDIPQERIIHKVYKEIREKIHEIPQIEDIEIEVPIYVPTPIGPPKDIHVNIPLPYDIPQFYYTPDNRYSHILPCDILPHGTQMPDINFEEKSFNDYSEDKNICMTHNDNIIHSNRRMEYNKNENNICNNNTFDNNMNDKNIYDSNIFDNTTYYNNTIDNNIYDDNTYGNNMYDNITTYYEDQENNIHSKEKDKYINNNYNNKYINDYYKTIPTKGILKKENISTSPGIKEQYYYSYSKHNSKNAGKAHHYDKDTYDDMSTWDNYAENMNYIYEDDENENEYKNRKKRVTELIVKKKK; this is encoded by the coding sequence atgtctATTCCTTTTCATTCATCATGCTTTTCCAAAGCTCCTAAATATGCTCTAAAACAAGTTCATGAAAATATTGGAATTCCTGTATTCCACAAAACTCCTAAAATTGTAGAAATCCCTGAAATTCGTGAAATTACAAAATTTGTAGAGTCTGTAAAGGTAGTTGATGTACCAATTGAACAAGTTCGTATTGTTCCCAAATTGAAAGTAAGAGAAGTTGAAAAAATTAGGCATGTTCCAGGTCCAATagaatatattgatataccACAAGAACGTATAATACATAAGGTATACAAAGAGATAAGAGAAAAAATTCATGAAATACCACAGATTGAGGATATAGAAATTGAGGTACCCATTTATGTTCCTACTCCTATAGGTCCTCCAAAAGATATTCATGTGAATATTCCATTACCTTACGATATTCCCCAATTTTATTACACACCTGACAACCGTTATTCACATATATTACCATGTGACATACTTCCGCATGGAACACAAATGCCCGATATAAACTTTGAGGAAAAATCATTTAATGATTATTCTGAGgacaaaaatatttgtatgacacataatgataatataatacattcaAATAGAAGAatggaatataataaaaatgagaataatatatgcaataataatacttttgataataatatgaatgacaaaaatatatatgatagtaatatatttgataataCAACGTATTATAACAATACCATTGACAATAATATCTATGATGATAATACCTATGGcaataatatgtatgataatattactaCATATTACGAAGATcaggaaaataatattcactCAAAGGAAAAagacaaatatattaataataattataataataagtatATTAATGATTATTACAAAACTATTCCTACTAAaggtatattaaaaaaggaaaatatttcAACATCACCCGGGATAAAggaacaatattattattcttattcaAAACATAATAGTAAAAATGCAGGAAAAGCTCACCATTATGATAAAGATACATATGATGATATGAGTACTTGGGACAATTACGCggaaaatatgaattatatatatgaagatgatgaaaatgaaaatgaatataaaaatcgTAAGAAACGTGTAACAGAACttattgttaaaaaaaaaaaataa